From Streptomyces asiaticus, one genomic window encodes:
- a CDS encoding threonine aldolase family protein, whose product MRTDARRHHDPEVRGFASDNYAGTHPEILAALALADGGHQVSYGEDDYTAHLQFVMRSHFGPHAQAFPVFNGTGSNVVALQALTDRWGAVICAESAHINVDECGAPERVGGLKLLTVPTEDGKLTPELIDRQAWGWDDEHRAMPQVVSIAQNTELGTVYTVDEIRAICDHAHERGMKVHLDGARIANAAASLDVPMRAFTNAAGVDILSFGGTKNGMLFGEAVVVLDPDAVGAMKHLRKLSMQLASKMRFISVQLEALLARDLWLRNARHANTMAQRLADGVRAVDGVEILHPVQANAVFARLPHEVSERLQKRYRFYFWDEAAGDVRWMCSFDTTEEDVDGFITALKEEMGR is encoded by the coding sequence GTGAGGACCGACGCCCGCCGCCACCACGACCCCGAGGTACGCGGCTTCGCCAGCGACAACTACGCCGGCACCCACCCGGAGATCCTCGCCGCGCTCGCCCTCGCCGACGGAGGCCATCAGGTCTCCTACGGCGAGGACGACTACACCGCGCATCTCCAGTTCGTCATGCGCAGCCACTTCGGCCCGCACGCCCAGGCGTTCCCGGTCTTCAACGGCACCGGATCCAACGTCGTCGCCCTCCAGGCCCTCACCGACCGCTGGGGTGCGGTGATCTGCGCCGAGTCCGCCCATATCAACGTGGACGAGTGCGGGGCGCCCGAGCGCGTCGGCGGGCTGAAGCTGCTCACCGTCCCCACCGAGGACGGCAAGCTCACCCCCGAGCTCATCGACCGCCAGGCGTGGGGCTGGGACGATGAGCACCGGGCGATGCCGCAGGTGGTCTCGATCGCCCAGAACACCGAGCTCGGCACCGTCTACACGGTGGACGAGATCCGCGCCATCTGTGACCATGCGCACGAGCGCGGGATGAAGGTCCACCTCGACGGCGCCCGGATAGCCAACGCGGCCGCGTCGCTGGACGTGCCGATGCGCGCGTTCACCAACGCGGCGGGTGTCGACATCCTGTCGTTCGGCGGCACCAAGAACGGGATGCTCTTCGGCGAGGCCGTCGTCGTCCTCGACCCGGACGCGGTGGGCGCCATGAAGCATCTGCGCAAGCTGTCCATGCAGCTGGCGTCCAAGATGCGGTTCATCTCCGTCCAGCTGGAGGCCCTGCTCGCCCGCGACCTGTGGCTGCGCAACGCCCGCCACGCCAACACCATGGCGCAGCGGCTGGCGGATGGCGTGCGCGCGGTGGACGGGGTGGAGATCCTCCACCCGGTTCAGGCCAACGCGGTCTTCGCCCGGCTCCCGCACGAGGTGAGCGAACGCCTCCAGAAGCGCTACCGCTTCTACTTCTGGGACGAGGCCGCGGGCGACGTGCGCTGGATGTGCTCCTTCGACACCACGGAGGAGGACGTGGACGGCTTCATCACGGCCCTCAAGGAGGAGATGGGCCGGTAG
- a CDS encoding lysophospholipid acyltransferase family protein: protein MAELVYPPVIGIARTMFKALDLRFDIKGTENVPQTGGAVLVSNHIGYLDFVFCGLTARPAKRLVRFMAKESVFRHKVSGPLMRAMKHIPVDRAAGMDAYKHALRALRSGEIIGVFPEATISRSFTLKNFKSGAARLAQEAGVPLLPMALWGTQRLWTKGQKRALGRHHYPITMRVGEPMEADPTEPSDTLTERLRGRVQELLEAAQRAYPVRPKGPEDTWWVPAHLGGTAPTPAEALALDRGR from the coding sequence ATGGCAGAGCTCGTCTACCCGCCGGTGATCGGCATCGCCCGCACCATGTTCAAGGCGCTCGATCTGCGCTTCGACATCAAGGGCACCGAGAATGTCCCGCAGACGGGTGGCGCGGTTCTGGTGAGCAACCACATCGGCTATCTCGACTTCGTCTTCTGCGGGCTGACCGCCCGTCCGGCCAAGCGGCTGGTGCGGTTCATGGCCAAGGAGTCGGTCTTCCGGCACAAGGTCTCCGGGCCGCTGATGCGCGCGATGAAGCACATTCCGGTGGACCGCGCGGCGGGCATGGACGCGTACAAGCACGCCCTGCGCGCGCTGCGCTCCGGCGAGATCATCGGCGTCTTCCCGGAGGCGACGATCTCGCGGTCCTTCACGCTCAAGAACTTCAAGTCGGGCGCGGCCCGGCTGGCGCAGGAGGCGGGCGTCCCGCTGCTGCCGATGGCGCTGTGGGGCACCCAGCGGCTGTGGACCAAGGGCCAGAAGCGGGCCCTGGGCCGCCATCACTACCCGATCACGATGCGGGTCGGCGAGCCGATGGAGGCCGACCCGACCGAGCCCTCGGACACCCTGACCGAGCGGCTGCGCGGCCGGGTGCAGGAACTGCTGGAGGCGGCGCAGCGGGCCTATCCGGTGCGGCCCAAGGGCCCGGAGGACACCTGGTGGGTCCCGGCCCACCTGGGCGGCACCGCGCCCACCCCGGCCGAGGCGCTGGCCCTGGACCGGGGCCGCTAG
- a CDS encoding TlpA family protein disulfide reductase: MHQGGPNGRRQVRDGDGSRRLGAAELGAELGERATLIQFSSAFCQPCRATRRTLSEVAAMVDGVAHIEIDAESRLELVRALDIARTPTVLVLDAAGRVVRRASGPPRRADVIAALGDAV; encoded by the coding sequence CTGCACCAGGGAGGCCCGAACGGGAGGAGACAGGTGCGAGACGGCGACGGAAGCCGGCGGCTGGGCGCCGCCGAGCTCGGCGCGGAGCTGGGGGAGCGGGCGACGCTGATCCAGTTCTCCAGCGCCTTCTGCCAGCCCTGCCGGGCCACCCGGCGGACGCTGTCCGAGGTGGCCGCGATGGTGGACGGGGTGGCACACATCGAGATCGACGCCGAGTCGAGGCTGGAGCTCGTCCGGGCGCTGGACATCGCCCGCACCCCCACCGTGCTGGTGCTCGACGCGGCCGGGCGGGTCGTACGACGGGCCTCCGGGCCGCCGCGCCGGGCCGATGTCATCGCCGCTCTGGGTGATGCCGTGTGA
- a CDS encoding putative leader peptide: MRPGPLLYGRVHVDLMRTAGARCPGG; this comes from the coding sequence ATGCGGCCTGGACCCCTTCTTTACGGACGTGTGCACGTGGACCTGATGCGGACCGCCGGCGCACGGTGTCCGGGCGGGTGA
- a CDS encoding flavin reductase family protein: MTATHDLGTSPLTTSDLFRSVFRRHASGVAVITAQGTRPVGFTATSLASVAAEPPLLSFGVGTGSSSWPVLSEAEYVGVHILGEHQRELAGTFARSGADRFGPATGWRSGPEGVPVLDGVLAWLVCRVVARIPAGDHRVLIGEVTTGTAAGAGRPLLYHQGRFNALRD; encoded by the coding sequence ATGACGGCAACGCACGACCTCGGCACGTCCCCGCTGACGACGTCCGACCTCTTCCGCTCCGTCTTCCGCCGGCACGCCTCCGGCGTCGCCGTGATCACCGCCCAGGGCACCCGCCCGGTCGGCTTCACCGCCACCTCCCTCGCCTCCGTGGCCGCCGAGCCGCCGCTGCTCTCCTTCGGCGTGGGCACCGGCTCCTCGAGCTGGCCGGTGCTCTCCGAGGCCGAGTACGTCGGTGTCCACATTCTGGGCGAGCACCAGCGGGAGCTGGCCGGGACCTTCGCGCGCAGCGGTGCCGACCGCTTCGGACCGGCCACCGGCTGGCGCTCGGGACCGGAGGGCGTACCGGTGCTCGACGGGGTGCTGGCGTGGCTGGTGTGCCGGGTGGTGGCCCGGATACCCGCCGGGGACCACCGGGTGCTGATCGGCGAGGTCACCACGGGTACGGCGGCCGGGGCCGGCCGTCCGCTGCTGTACCACCAGGGGCGCTTCAACGCGCTCCGCGACTGA
- a CDS encoding electron transfer flavoprotein subunit beta/FixA family protein: MSLRIVVCVKYVPDATGDRHFAEDLTVDRDDVDGLLSELDEYAVEQALQIADEADDAEITVLTVGPEDAKDALRKALSMGADKAVHVEDEDLHGTDALGTSLVLARAIEKTGYDLVVCGMASTDGTMGVLAAMLAERLGVPQVSLLSEVSVEDGTVTGRRDGDTATEQLQARLPAVVSVTDQSGEARYPSFKGIMAAKKKPVASWDLSDLDIEAEDVGLEGAWTAVEGATERPARTAGTIVKDEGEGGKQLAAFLAERKFI; the protein is encoded by the coding sequence GTGAGCTTGAGGATCGTTGTCTGTGTTAAGTACGTGCCCGACGCCACCGGCGACCGGCACTTCGCCGAAGACCTGACCGTCGATCGCGACGACGTGGACGGCCTGCTCTCGGAGCTGGACGAGTACGCGGTCGAGCAGGCCCTCCAGATCGCCGACGAGGCCGATGACGCCGAGATCACCGTGCTGACCGTCGGCCCGGAGGACGCCAAGGACGCGCTGCGCAAGGCGCTGTCGATGGGGGCGGACAAGGCCGTGCACGTCGAGGACGAGGATCTGCACGGGACCGACGCGCTGGGCACCTCGCTGGTGCTGGCCAGGGCCATCGAGAAGACCGGCTACGACCTGGTGGTCTGCGGGATGGCTTCCACGGACGGCACGATGGGCGTGCTTGCGGCGATGCTGGCGGAGCGCCTGGGTGTGCCGCAGGTGTCGCTGCTGTCGGAGGTGTCGGTCGAGGACGGCACGGTGACGGGGCGCCGTGACGGGGACACCGCGACCGAGCAGCTTCAGGCGCGGCTTCCGGCGGTGGTGTCGGTGACCGACCAGTCCGGTGAGGCCCGCTACCCGTCGTTCAAGGGCATCATGGCGGCGAAGAAGAAGCCGGTGGCCTCCTGGGATCTGTCCGACCTCGACATCGAGGCCGAGGACGTGGGGCTGGAGGGTGCCTGGACGGCCGTGGAGGGCGCCACCGAGCGTCCGGCCCGCACCGCGGGCACGATCGTCAAGGACGAGGGCGAGGGCGGTAAGCAGCTCGCCGCCTTTCTCGCGGAGCGCAAATTCATCTGA
- a CDS encoding electron transfer flavoprotein subunit alpha/FixB family protein, producing the protein MAEVLVFVDHVDGAVRKPTLELLTLARRIGEPVAVSLGSGAENTAPALAEHGAVRVLTAEAPEFADYLVVPKVDAVQAAFEAVSPSAVLFPSSAEGKEIAARLAVRIGSGIITDAVDLEAGEEGPVATQSVFAAAFTTRSRVSRGTPVITVKPNSAAVEAAPAAGAVEALEVSFSEKATGTKVVARTPRESTGRPDLTEAAIVVSGGRGVGGAENFPVVEALADSLGAAVGASRAAVDAGWYPHTNQVGQTGKTVSPQLYIAAGISGAIQHRAGMQTSKTIVAVNKDAEAPIFDLVDYGVVGDLFEVVPQLTEEVKTRKG; encoded by the coding sequence ATGGCTGAAGTCCTTGTCTTTGTCGACCACGTGGACGGTGCCGTCCGCAAGCCCACTCTGGAGCTGCTGACCCTGGCCCGCCGCATCGGCGAGCCGGTCGCGGTCTCCCTCGGCTCCGGTGCCGAGAACACCGCGCCCGCCCTCGCCGAGCATGGCGCGGTGAGGGTCCTGACCGCGGAGGCGCCCGAGTTCGCCGACTACCTGGTCGTTCCGAAGGTGGATGCGGTCCAGGCCGCGTTTGAGGCCGTCTCGCCGTCCGCCGTGCTGTTCCCGTCCTCCGCGGAGGGCAAGGAGATCGCGGCCCGGCTCGCGGTCCGTATCGGCTCGGGCATCATCACCGACGCGGTGGACCTGGAGGCCGGTGAGGAGGGTCCGGTGGCCACGCAGTCGGTCTTCGCCGCCGCCTTCACCACCAGGTCCCGGGTCAGCAGGGGCACTCCGGTGATCACCGTGAAGCCGAACTCGGCGGCGGTGGAGGCGGCCCCGGCCGCGGGCGCGGTCGAGGCGCTTGAGGTGTCCTTCTCGGAGAAGGCGACCGGTACGAAGGTCGTGGCGCGTACGCCGCGTGAGTCGACCGGGCGTCCGGACCTGACCGAGGCCGCGATCGTGGTCTCCGGTGGCCGTGGTGTGGGTGGCGCGGAGAACTTCCCCGTGGTCGAGGCGCTCGCCGACTCCCTGGGTGCGGCCGTGGGCGCCTCGCGCGCCGCGGTGGACGCGGGCTGGTACCCGCACACCAATCAGGTGGGCCAGACCGGCAAGACCGTTTCGCCGCAGCTGTACATCGCGGCGGGTATCTCGGGGGCGATCCAGCACCGGGCCGGTATGCAGACCTCGAAGACCATCGTGGCCGTCAACAAGGATGCCGAGGCCCCGATCTTCGACCTGGTCGACTACGGCGTGGTCGGTGACCTCTTCGAGGTCGTCCCGCAGCTGACCGAGGAGGTCAAGACCCGCAAGGGCTGA
- a CDS encoding DUF6986 family protein → MEPQKTVRTSLPGAVRASIADSLAAVDAELARRYPGDPGTRQPVHTVYVPADLFTAGTVRDWGDQALAALDRHAPDAASFAAVLGLPGELAEPVHTRVRAKLEREPVEDLRIDFEDGYGPRPDAEEDAAAVRAASLVAAAGAEGTAPPYVGIRMKCLEAAVRDRGIRTLDIFLTGLMASGGLPDGLVLTLPKVTYAEQVTAMARLCEEFEKAHGLAPGRIGFEIQIETTQAILGPDGRATVARMIDAAEGRATGLHYGTFDYSASCGVGAAHQSMDHPVADHAKAVMQVAAAGTGVRLSDGSTNVLPVGPTERVHDAWRLHHRLVRRSLARAYYQGWDMHPGHLPTRYAAVYAFYREGLEAAAERLAAYVDRTAGGTGIADEPATAKALSGHLVRGLDCGALDGAEVERLTGLGRAELDALAGRVAPAAS, encoded by the coding sequence ATGGAGCCTCAGAAGACGGTGCGGACCAGCCTGCCCGGTGCCGTACGGGCGTCCATCGCCGACTCCCTCGCCGCCGTCGACGCCGAGCTCGCCCGCCGCTATCCCGGCGACCCGGGCACCCGTCAGCCCGTCCACACCGTCTACGTCCCGGCCGACCTCTTCACCGCCGGTACGGTGCGCGACTGGGGCGACCAGGCGCTGGCGGCCCTCGACCGGCACGCCCCCGACGCCGCCTCCTTCGCCGCCGTCCTCGGCCTCCCCGGCGAACTCGCCGAACCCGTCCACACCCGGGTGCGGGCCAAGCTCGAGCGCGAGCCCGTGGAGGATCTGCGGATCGACTTCGAGGACGGCTACGGCCCCCGCCCCGACGCCGAGGAGGACGCCGCGGCCGTCCGCGCCGCCTCGCTCGTCGCGGCCGCCGGCGCGGAGGGCACCGCGCCGCCCTACGTGGGCATCCGCATGAAGTGCCTGGAGGCCGCCGTACGCGACCGCGGCATCCGCACCCTCGACATCTTCCTCACCGGGCTGATGGCGTCCGGAGGGCTGCCGGACGGCCTGGTGCTCACCCTGCCCAAGGTGACGTACGCCGAGCAGGTCACCGCGATGGCCCGGCTGTGCGAGGAGTTCGAGAAGGCGCACGGACTCGCCCCCGGCCGCATCGGCTTCGAGATCCAGATCGAGACCACCCAGGCCATCCTCGGCCCGGACGGTCGCGCCACCGTCGCCCGGATGATCGACGCCGCCGAGGGGCGGGCCACCGGACTGCACTACGGCACCTTCGACTACAGCGCCTCCTGTGGCGTCGGCGCCGCCCACCAGTCCATGGACCACCCCGTGGCCGACCACGCCAAGGCCGTGATGCAGGTCGCCGCCGCGGGCACCGGCGTACGGCTCTCCGACGGCTCCACCAACGTGCTGCCGGTCGGCCCCACCGAGCGGGTCCACGACGCCTGGCGGCTCCACCACCGCCTGGTCCGGCGGTCGTTGGCGCGCGCCTACTACCAGGGCTGGGACATGCACCCCGGCCACCTCCCGACCCGCTACGCCGCCGTCTACGCGTTCTACCGCGAGGGCCTGGAGGCGGCCGCGGAACGGCTCGCCGCGTATGTGGACCGTACGGCCGGAGGAACCGGCATCGCCGACGAACCGGCCACCGCGAAGGCGCTCAGCGGTCACTTGGTGCGCGGGCTGGACTGCGGGGCTCTCGACGGCGCCGAGGTCGAGCGGCTGACCGGGCTCGGCCGCGCCGAACTCGACGCGCTGGCGGGCCGCGTCGCCCCGGCTGCCTCCTGA